From a region of the Dermacentor silvarum isolate Dsil-2018 unplaced genomic scaffold, BIME_Dsil_1.4 Seq3722, whole genome shotgun sequence genome:
- the LOC125941815 gene encoding uncharacterized protein K02A2.6-like encodes MVGTLELFVGEVFKELPPLVARRLEDVRIHQAQDGVCSAVMTYCMKGWPDKNKVPLQITPFWKERDRLSIYDGIVLLDRRLVIPSALRQDILALLHERHQEVRRCQERARESVWWPNCNMHVEHMVTQCAICAETRVQRSEPLLPTVTPDRPWQHLGIDLFQLKGRDYVLIVDYYSRFPEVVSVGSTTAPAVISAIKSCIARFGIPDIVRADNGPQFVSNEFAEFARSYGFRHETSSPRYPQSNGEAERTVRTMKDLLFKGPDPYLALLSYRDTPGPNGISPAQALMGRKLQTRLPKLPEQMVPSLPCHTSFREMDSSNKARQAMNYNRRHASSQLAPLSPGDYVWVTDTRCSGEVLSQAQRPRSYLVQTPRGVLQRNRRHLVLHSSEVTPAQLAASPPVTPEIMQPAAPREDPTQTEVTPQETLTQTRSGRIVRPPRRLGL; translated from the coding sequence ATGGTAGGCACCCTGGAGTTGTTTGTCGGTGAAGTGTTCAAGGAATTACCGCCTCTTGTAGCAAGGCGGCTAGAAGATGTCCGCATACACCAAGCCCAAGATGGAGTCTGCTCTGCGGTCATGACGTACTGTATGAAAGGATGGCCAGACAAAAACAAGGTGCCCCTGCAGATCACTCCATTttggaaggagagggacagaTTGAGCATATATGACGGCATCGTTCTGCTGGACCGACGACTTGTCATTCCTTCAGCCTTGCGCCAGGACATTCTCGCCCTCTTACACGAAAGACATCAGGAAGTGCGCCGTTGCCAAGAACGGGCCAGGGAGTCTGTTTGGTGGCCTAACTGTAACATGCATGTTGAGCATATGGTGACCCAATGTGCCATATGTGCCGAGACTCGAGTTCAGCGTTCTGAGCCTTTGTTGCCCACGGTTACACCCGACAGACCGTGGCAGCACCTTGGCATCGATCTGTTTCAACTTAAAGGCCGCGATTACGTCCTGATTGTTGATTATTATTCCAGGTTTCCCGAAGTAGTCTCCGTGGGGTCCACCACGGCACCAGCCGTTATCTCGGCGATCAAGAGCTGCATTGCCCGTTTTGGCATACCGGACATCGTCCGGGCCGACAACGGACCACAGTTTGTGTCCAACGAGTTCGCCGAGTTTGCGCGGTCATACGGCTTCCGTCACGAGACCAGCAGCCCGAGGTACCCCCAGAGCAATGGAGAGGCAGAGCGCACGGTGCGCACAATGAAAGACTTGCTGTTCAAAGGTCCTGATCCCTACCTTGCCTTACTGTCGTACCGCGACACGCCCGGTCCCAACGGTATTTCCCCGGCTCAAGCCCTGATGGGAAGGAAATTACAAACTCGTCTCCCGAAACTACCGGAACAAATGGTGCCGTCGTTACCATGCCACACGAGTTTCAGGGAAATGGACTCGTCGAACAAGGCACGCCAAGCGATGAACTACAATCGCCGTCATGCTTCAAGCCAATTGGCCCCTTTGAGTCCTGGAGACTATGTATGGGTCACTGACACACGCTGCAGTGGTGAAGTACTCTCACAGGCTCAGCGTCCACGGTCCTACCTTGTTCAGACCCCCAGAGGCGTCCTTCAGCGTAATCGTCGACACCTGGTACTTCATTCATCGGAAGTGACCCCAGCTCAACTGGCAGCTTCTCCGCCTGTCACTCCCGAGATCATGCAGCCTGCAGCACCTCGGGAAGATCCAACGCAGACGGAAGTGACGCCGCAGGAAACGCTGACACAGACTCGCAGCGGTCGTATAGTGAGACCACCGCGGCGGTTGGGCTTGTAG